In Molothrus aeneus isolate 106 chromosome 3, BPBGC_Maene_1.0, whole genome shotgun sequence, a single genomic region encodes these proteins:
- the MCM3 gene encoding DNA replication licensing factor MCM3, with the protein MTSLDAFPSSSIYPTKDEENNPLETEFGLSVYKDHQTITIQEMPEKAPAGQLPRSVDVVLDDDLVDKVKPGDRIQVVGTYRCLPGKKGGYTSGTFRTILIACHVKQMSKDLRPLYSASDVAKIKRFSKSRSKDIFDQLARSLAPSIHGHEYIKKAILCMLLGGVEKILDNGSRIRGDINILLIGDPSVAKSQLLRYVLSTAPRAIPTTGRGSSGVGLTAAVTTDQETGERRLEAGAMVLADRGVVCIDEFDKMSDIDRTAIHEVMEQGRVTIAKAGIQARLNSRCSVLAAANPVYGRYDQYKTPMENIGLQDSLLSRFDLLFIVLDQMDPEQDKEISDHVLRMHRYRNPNEQDGDAMPLGSAVEMLATDDPDFMQEEEQELQVYEKHDDLLHGPNRRKEKVVSMEFMRKYIHVAKMIKPVLTEEAASYIAEEYSRLRSQSQMNSDVARTSPITARTLETLIRLSTAHAKARMNKTVDMQDAEAALELVQFAYFKKVLEKEKKRRKAAEDDSETEKEEDQESQDKEERRTRRRKKARTEGEEGSYDPYDFSDAEEEMPQVQAHPPKTPESSGDGEGKKVELSEPRLKAFKAALLEVFKASHAQSVGLKNVMESINRDNPEPFSAAEVKVALAHMQDDNQIMVSDDIIFLI; encoded by the exons ATGACCTCCCTGGATGCTTTCCCATCCAGCTCCATCTACCCTACAAAG GATGAAGAGAACAACCCGCTGGAGACAGAGTTTGGCCTCTCAGTCTACAAGGACCACCAGACCATCACCATCCAGGAGATGCCTGAGAAGGCCCCGGCAGGGCAGCTGCCACGCTCGGTGGACGTGGTTCTGGACGATGACCTGGTGGACAAGGTGAAGCCTGGGGACCGCATCCAGGTGGTGGGGACATACCGCTGCctgccagggaagaaagggGGCTACACTTCAGGCACTTTCAG GACCATCCTCATTGCCTGCCACGTGAAGCAGATGAGCAAAGACCTCCGGCCTCTCTACTCTGCTTCAGATGTGGCCAAGATCAAGAGATTCAGCAAGAGCCGCTCCAAG GATATCTTTGACCAGCTGGCCAGATCCCTGGCTCCCAGCATCCATGGGCATGAGTACATCAAGAAAGCCATTCTCTGCATGCTGCTGGGAGGGGTGGAGAAGATCCTGGACAACGGGAGCCGCATCCGAGGAGACATCAACATCTTGCTGATAG GAGACCCTTCTGTGGCCAAGTCCCAGCTGCTGAGGTACgtgctgagcacagcacccCGGGCCATCCCCACCACCGGCCGGGGCTCCTCCGGCGTCGGCCTCACCGCTGCCGTCACCACGGACCAGGAGACAG GGGAGCGGCGGCTGGAAGCGGGAGCCATGGTGTTGGCCGACCGGGGCGTGGTGTGCATCGACGAGTTCGACAAGATGTCCGACATCGACCGCACGGCCATCCACGAGGtgatggagcagggaagggtCACCATCGCCAAGGCTGGCATCCAGGCCCGCCTCAACTCCCGCTGCAGCGTCCTGGCTGCCGCCAACCCCGTCTACGGCCGG TATGACCAGTACAAGACTCCCATGGAGAACATTGGCCTGCAGGACTCCCTGCTCTCCCGTTTTGACCTACTCTTCATCGTGCTGGACCAGATGGACCCTGAGCAGGACAAGGAGATCTCGGACCACGTCCTGCGGATGCACCGCTACCGCAACCCCAACgagcaggatggggatg CCATGCCCCTAGGCAGTGCCGTGGAGATGCTGGCTACGGATGACCCTGACTTcatgcaggaggaggagcaggagctgcaggtctATGAGAAACACGATGACCTCCTGCACGGGCCCAACCGCCGCAA GGAGAAGGTTGTCAGCATGGAGTTCATGAGGAAGTACATCCATGTAGCAAAGATGATCAAGCCCGTGCTGACCGAGGAGGCGGCGAGCTACATCGCTGAGGAGTATTCCCGCCTGCGCAGCCAGAGCCAGATGAACTCAGATGTGGCCAGG ACCTCCCCCATCACAGCCCGGACCCTGGAGACCCTGATCCGCCTCTCCACAGCCCACGCCAAGGCCAGGATGAACAAGACTGTGGATATGCAGGATgctgaggcagctctggagctggtgCAGTTTGCCTACTTCAAAAAG gtgctggagaaggagaaaaagcgCAGGAAGGCAGCGGAGGATGACTCAGAGACTGAGAAAGAGGAAGATCAGGAGtcacaggacaaggaggagcGCAGGACAAGGAG aAGGAAGAAGGCGCGCACGGAAGGTGAGGAGGGCTCCTACGACCCGTACGACTTCAGTGATGCTGAGGAGGAGATGCCACAGG TTCAGGCACACCCTCCGAAAACACCTGAATCCTCAGGAGATGGTGAAGGGAAGAAGGTGGAATTGTCTGAGCCAAG GTTGAAGGCATTCaaggctgctctcctggaggtgttcaaagcCTCCCATGCCCAGTCTGTGGGCCTGAAGAACGTGATGGAATCCATCAACCGCGACAACCCCGAGCCCTTCTCGGCCGCCGAGGTgaaggtggccctggcccaCATGCAGGATGACAACCAGATCATGGTGTCTGATGACATTATCTTCTTAATCTGA
- the PAQR8 gene encoding membrane progestin receptor beta: MTAILERLSTLSLSGQHLSRLPRLLEDGLPKMPCTVKECEVPQLFREPYIHSGYRPTGQDWRYYFLSLFQKHNEVVNVWTHLLAALAVLLRFKTFVEAEQLLVDAWSLPLLIFVLSSVTYLTCSLLAHLLQSKSELYHYTFYFVDYVGVSIYQYGSALAHFYYSSDQAWYDKFWLFFLPAAAFCGWLSCAGCCYAKYRYRRPYPIMRKMCQVIPAGLAFILDISPVAHRVVVCHLGGCEEDAAWYHTYQILFFLISAYFFSCPVPEKYFPGSCDIVGHAHQIFHTFLAICTLSQLEAILLDYKNRQEIFLKRHGPLTVYLSCISFFGLVACSAITAYILRCRIKDSLAKKDS, from the coding sequence ATGACAGCCATCCTGGAGCGGCTCAGCACGCTGTCCCTGAGCGGGCAGCACCTCAGCCGGCTGCCCCGGCTGCTGGAGGACGGCCTCCCCAAGATGCCCTGCACGGTGAAGGAGTGCGAGGTGCCGCAGCTCTTCCGCGAGCCCTACATCCACAGCGGGTACCGCCCCACCGGCCAGGACTGGCGCTACTACTTCCTCAGCCTCTTCCAGAAGCACAACGAGGTGGTCAACGTGTGGACTCATCTCCTGGCGGCGCTGGCCGTGCTGCTGAGGTTCAAGACGTTTGTGGAGGCCGAGCAGTTGCTTGTGGATGCGTGGTCCTTGCCATTGCTCATCTTCGTCCTCTCTTCTGTCACCTACCTGACCTGCAGCCTCTTGGCCCACCTGCTGCAGTCCAAGTCGGAGCTGTACCACTACACCTTCTACTTCGTGGACTATGTTGGAGTCAGCATCTACCAGTATGGCAGTGCCTTGGCTCATTTCTACTACAGCTCTGACCAAGCCTGGTATGACAAGTTCTGGCTTTtcttcctgccagcagcagctttctgcGGCTGGTTgtcctgtgctggctgctgctacGCCAAATACCGGTACCGACGGCCTTACCCCATCATGAGGAAGATGTGCCAGgtgatcccagcagggctggctttcATCCTGGATATCAGTCCCGTGGCTCACCGGGTGGTTGTGTGTCACCTGGGGGGCTGTGAGGAGGATGCTGCTTGGTACCACACATACCAGATACTGTTTTTTCTTATCAGtgcttatttcttttcctgccctgtccctgagaAATacttccctggctcctgtgatATTGTTGGCCACGCCCACCAGATCTTCCACACCTTCCTGGCCATCTGCACCCTGTCACAGCTGGAGGCCATTCTTTTGGATTACAAGAACAGGCAGGAGATTTTCCTGAAGAGACATGGGCCTTTGACCGTTTATCTCTCCTGCATCTCTTTCTTTGGCTTGGTGGCCTGCAGTGCCATCACAGCTTACATCCTGCGATGCAGGATCAAGGACAGCCTGGCTAAAAAGGACTCCTGA